Proteins co-encoded in one Waddliaceae bacterium genomic window:
- a CDS encoding glycosyltransferase, which translates to MEENPSKKYKLLVLTPKLQTMSGHFFSYCTTLQKAAKINDWEYAAAIPKNCQLNDLPFSWHKILSIDTFDSVPGPRIIKRLYNKFCYQKSLYKFLSEHIASNQKTLIFTEYFSRHQLRALIYCLILLPTKNVSVCLLYRDHHTIYRKPSDALFFKKCHHIIAFLLRNNNFHLLTDCELLQQPLEIFFEKDFSLFPIIEPCSMVNKTPSQPINKIVCWWAGRPGKEKGLNIIKETIDQCENDQIPIHFITSKSSGIDASLHFNFIDLSLLPEVLSSDEYLKQLFYSDIILTPYCQKHYKWKTSGIFIEAIAAKKPILVTEGTWMAHELKKFDLQELITTWEPNDVIKKIAFIQSNQDTKKKIQVMQQAFLEKYSVNSFAAVLQSLVTDVTR; encoded by the coding sequence ATGGAAGAAAACCCTTCTAAGAAATATAAGCTTTTAGTTCTGACGCCTAAGCTACAAACAATGTCAGGACACTTTTTTTCTTACTGTACAACCCTTCAAAAAGCCGCCAAGATAAACGATTGGGAATATGCTGCTGCCATTCCAAAAAATTGCCAGTTAAACGACCTCCCTTTCTCATGGCATAAGATATTGTCTATTGATACTTTCGACTCCGTTCCTGGCCCTCGAATTATTAAGCGACTTTACAATAAATTCTGCTATCAAAAATCGTTATATAAATTCTTATCAGAACATATCGCTTCGAACCAAAAAACGCTTATTTTTACCGAGTATTTCTCTCGACATCAACTCCGTGCCCTTATTTATTGTCTGATCTTATTGCCTACAAAGAACGTTTCCGTTTGCCTTTTGTATCGTGATCATCATACAATTTATCGTAAGCCTTCAGATGCTCTCTTCTTTAAGAAATGTCATCATATTATTGCTTTTTTGCTAAGGAACAATAACTTTCATCTGCTCACTGATTGTGAACTGTTACAACAACCTCTAGAAATCTTTTTCGAAAAGGATTTCTCCCTATTCCCTATCATTGAGCCTTGTTCTATGGTTAATAAAACACCATCTCAACCGATCAATAAAATTGTTTGTTGGTGGGCAGGCCGTCCAGGCAAAGAAAAAGGGTTGAATATTATAAAAGAAACTATCGATCAATGCGAAAACGATCAAATTCCAATCCATTTCATAACATCCAAGTCATCAGGCATTGACGCCTCTCTTCACTTTAATTTTATTGATCTTTCCTTGTTACCAGAAGTGTTATCATCCGACGAATATCTAAAACAGCTTTTTTATAGCGACATTATTCTAACACCATATTGTCAAAAGCACTATAAATGGAAGACTTCAGGTATTTTTATCGAAGCTATTGCCGCGAAAAAACCCATATTGGTAACAGAAGGAACTTGGATGGCTCATGAATTAAAGAAATTCGATCTTCAAGAACTCATCACTACCTGGGAACCTAACGACGTAATAAAAAAAATCGCTTTTATCCAAAGCAATCAAGATACGAAAAAAAAGATACAAGTAATGCAACAGGCTTTTTTAGAGAAATATTCTGTCAACTCTTTTGCTGCTGTGCTACAAAGCTTAGTAACTGATGTTACGCGCTAA
- a CDS encoding 3-dehydroquinate synthase — protein sequence MLKRKIRSSLRDYNVYYSRDFEFIDDIRNIEDSFYVVDKKVYNLYPEYFKGVPQERLYLFDAIEENKTLASAISLYEELVAKGFKKSHTLISFGGGITQDTAGFVASTLYRGVPWICVPTTLLAQADSCIGGKTSLNFLDYKNILGTFYPPEKVYVDSAFIKTLSDLDFYSGVGEIIKMLLLDVNDKVNLEDIERIKDVSKEDTEELLSFIEKSHEIKIEHIEADEFDGGKRNMLNFGHCFGHALEVTSNYKVPHGIAVIIGMVYANIASKNRGLLSAEQCDEINRRCLLDNIPIKLEKEYFKSDKLLDAMKKDKKRTGKDLAMILLDETLRPIMCQDFTASEFEGNLEDLQVALMK from the coding sequence ATGTTGAAACGTAAAATACGATCGTCTTTGAGGGATTATAATGTTTATTATAGCAGAGATTTTGAATTTATAGACGATATACGAAATATTGAGGATAGCTTTTATGTCGTCGACAAGAAGGTCTATAACTTATACCCAGAATATTTCAAAGGAGTGCCGCAAGAACGCTTATATCTTTTTGACGCCATAGAAGAGAATAAAACTTTAGCGTCGGCAATATCATTATATGAAGAACTCGTAGCTAAAGGCTTCAAGAAAAGCCATACGCTGATTTCATTCGGCGGCGGTATAACACAAGACACGGCAGGCTTTGTCGCTTCGACATTGTATAGGGGAGTTCCATGGATTTGTGTCCCCACAACGCTCTTAGCACAGGCCGACAGCTGTATAGGCGGTAAGACTTCTCTTAACTTCCTCGATTATAAGAACATTTTAGGGACGTTTTATCCCCCTGAAAAGGTGTATGTTGACAGTGCTTTTATAAAGACGTTAAGCGACCTGGATTTCTATAGCGGCGTCGGAGAGATAATTAAGATGCTTCTCTTAGATGTTAACGATAAGGTCAATCTTGAAGATATAGAACGCATAAAAGATGTCTCTAAAGAAGACACCGAGGAGCTTCTATCGTTTATAGAGAAAAGCCACGAAATAAAAATCGAGCATATCGAGGCAGATGAATTCGATGGCGGTAAGCGTAATATGCTCAACTTCGGGCATTGCTTTGGACATGCTCTTGAGGTGACCTCGAACTATAAAGTGCCACACGGTATCGCCGTTATCATTGGCATGGTATATGCCAATATCGCTTCGAAAAATCGTGGGTTGCTAAGCGCAGAACAATGCGACGAAATAAATCGACGATGCCTGCTGGATAATATACCCATAAAATTAGAGAAAGAGTATTTCAAAAGCGATAAGCTCCTCGACGCCATGAAAAAAGATAAAAAAAGAACAGGAAAAGATTTGGCGATGATATTGCTCGACGAGACGCTACGACCTATTATGTGCCAGGACTTTACGGCCTCGGAATTCGAAGGAAATTTAGAAGATTTACAAGTAGCATTAATGAAATAA
- a CDS encoding SDR family oxidoreductase — protein sequence MRKRTLVTGGAGFIGSHLCKALLQKGHEVVCVDNLFTGNKDNLSDIWDERYFEFIRHDITFPLFIEVDEIYNLACPASPVHYQRDPVQTTKTSVVGAVNMLGLAKRLKIPILQASTSEVYGDPEVHPQVEEYWGNVNPIGPRSCYDEGKRCAETLFFDYHRQCDLDINVIRIFNTYGPHMHPQDGRVVSNFIMQALQNQPITIYGDGSQTRSFCYVDDLVRGMISMMESDRKFIGPVNLGNPHEMSMIELATMIIEKTYSDSVLEYNPLPVDDPIRRKPDISLAKEKLSWEPSVPVSDGIDATIEYFQKQLQQNVSV from the coding sequence ATGAGAAAAAGAACACTAGTTACTGGCGGTGCCGGTTTTATAGGAAGTCACCTTTGTAAGGCGTTATTGCAAAAAGGACACGAAGTTGTCTGCGTTGACAACCTTTTCACAGGAAATAAAGACAACCTCAGTGACATATGGGATGAGCGGTACTTTGAGTTTATCAGACACGACATAACGTTCCCGCTTTTTATCGAAGTCGATGAGATATATAACCTCGCATGCCCAGCAAGTCCTGTACATTATCAACGAGACCCTGTGCAGACAACAAAGACTAGCGTTGTCGGTGCCGTTAATATGCTAGGACTCGCCAAGCGCCTTAAAATCCCTATTCTTCAAGCATCGACGTCTGAAGTGTATGGCGACCCAGAGGTCCACCCTCAGGTCGAAGAGTATTGGGGCAACGTCAACCCTATAGGACCTCGTTCTTGCTACGACGAAGGGAAACGGTGTGCAGAGACGCTCTTCTTTGACTATCATCGGCAGTGTGACCTAGATATCAACGTTATTAGGATCTTCAACACCTATGGCCCTCACATGCACCCTCAAGACGGACGTGTCGTCAGTAACTTCATCATGCAGGCGCTACAAAATCAGCCTATAACGATATACGGCGACGGAAGCCAGACGCGAAGTTTCTGCTACGTCGATGACCTCGTGCGAGGGATGATTTCGATGATGGAGTCTGACAGGAAATTCATAGGGCCAGTGAACCTTGGCAATCCTCATGAGATGTCGATGATAGAACTCGCTACGATGATAATAGAAAAGACATATTCCGATAGCGTTCTGGAATATAATCCATTGCCTGTCGACGATCCTATAAGGCGTAAACCCGATATATCCCTGGCGAAAGAAAAGCTTTCGTGGGAGCCTTCTGTGCCAGTAAGCGATGGCATCGATGCAACGATAGAATACTTTCAGAAGCAGCTGCAGCAGAATGTAAGCGTATGA